In Spiroplasma floricola 23-6, the DNA window CAGAACTATTTGAACTTGAATCTAGAATGAATAAAATATATGAAGATATGGCAATTGAATATAAAGAAGAGGATCTTGTAAAGGCATTAGCTTATCAAGATACGCTAACTTTAAATGAATTTGATTCAATAGATAAAAAAATTGGTAACTTAGTTACAGGTTTAGGAATAGGATTAGAAAAGTTAGAAGCTAAAATGGGAGAACTTAGTGGGGGACAAAGAGGAAAAGTAATCTTAGCAAAACTTTTATTAAGTGGAGATGATTTCTTATTACTTGACGAACCTACAAACTTTTTAGATTTAGAACAAGTTAAATGACTTGCAAAGTTTTTACAATCTTTTGAAAAGGCTTTTATAATGGTTTCACATGACAATGATTTTATTAATAAAACTTGTGGAATTATTTATGCTTTAGATAATCTTAAACTTACAAGATATGTTGGTAATTATGATAAATATTTAGAAGAAGCAGAATTGCAAAAAGAACAATATGATAAAGCATTTATTTCTCAACAAAGAGAAATTAAAAAACTTGAAACATATGTTGCAAAAAATAAAGCTAGAGCATCAACTGCAAAGTCAGCACAATCAAGACAAAAGCAACTTGAAAAAATTGATGTTATGAAAGAAAGAAGAGACTTAACAAAACCAAAATTTAGTTTCTCATATAAAAGACCAAGTACAAATGTTATTGTAAAAGCAGAGAATTTAATAATAGGTTATGATTCTCCGCTTCTACATGCTTTAAACTTTGAATTAAGAGAGGGAGAAAAATGTATTATCAGTGGTAAAAATGGTATTGGTAAAACTACTTTTTTAAAAACTTTATCAACAGAAATACCTTCATTTGAAGGAGAAGTAAAATTAGGTACTGCTGTAGAGTATGCTTATTTTAAACAAATAGAAGATGTAAAAGGAATCACTCCTATACAATACTTAATGAATAAATTTGAAGATATAACAGACTCAGAAGCAAGATCTAAAATTGCTCAATTTGGTGTAAAAAGTGGTTTAATGATGCAACCTATGGAAAAACTTTCAGGGGGAGAGCAAACTAGAATTAGATTAGCTGCTTTAAGTATGATTCCATGTAGTTTATTGGTTTTGGACGAGCCTACAAATCATATTGATGTTTTAGCAAAAGAAGCACTATTAGAGGCAATTGAAAGTTTTAAAGGAACAGTTATTTTAACAACACATGATATTAACTTCTCTACAAATTGAGCCAATAAGACTTTGGATTTTTCAGATTTAGTGTAAAATATTTCTATATTTGGAGGTTCATACAATGAATAAAGAATTTGATTCATCTTGTTTTAAATGTGTTGAAGAAATGCAAAAATCAAAACAAGGTGGAGCTGCTGCAAGTATATTAGCTACAAAAATGCAACAAAATGTTGCTAATCAAGATTTAGATAGCATTCATGTTTGCAAAAGACATGCTTAAAAAAACTAGTTTATGATAAACTAGTTTTTTTAATAAATGTTGATCCTGAACCACTCATTTGTCCAATTTCTCTATATTCAATTAATTCACTGTAGATTTTTAAAGCAGGTATTTCTAGCATATTTGGTTCATATTTATTTTTTCAAGCTTTTATTTCATCAAACTTTTTATAAACCTCTTTTGTACTACAATTAATTCCAGTCAAAATTAAATCTTTAAATCTTATTATAGTTTCTTTTTTAGACTTTTTAATTTTATTACCATAACCTTTAACGATAGCTGTTTTATAATCATTGATAAAAAAATAACAGTCAGTACCAATTTGTTTTGCAATTTTGCTAAGTATTTTTTTATCTTTTGTAAAATACTTAGCAACAGCAACAGCATTACTACTACCTCCCCCTAATCCAGAACCAATTGGTATATTTTTTTTAATTGATATTTTGTAAAAACAATCTACAATACCCTCTTCTTTTAATATTTTTAAGACTTTAAAAATATAATTATCACTTTCTAACTCTTTAATGTTGCAAATAATTATATTTTTATTCTCCTTTGATTTTTCTATTTTGATTTCATCATAAAAATCTTCAACTATTGTAAATATTGAATATATTTTATGTAAATGTTTTTTCCTTTTTCTGACTTTTAAATTTATATTTACTTTGGCAAAGCTTTTTATTAACATGAAATTACCTCATTGTATATTTCTATAAATTGGTCTAAAGTTATATTTTCTGGTCTTAAATTCTCTTTTATATTTAGTTTTGTAAGAATATTTAAAGAAGTTTGTTTATTATTTGTAATATTTGTTAAATTATTTAATATAGTTTTTCTTTTATTATTAAAAATTTTTCTTACGAATGCAATAAATTTTATATCATCTTTAACTTTATTTAAGTTAATATCATTAAATTCAAAAGATATTATTGCAGAATCAACTTTAGGAATTGGTTTAAACATATTTTTATTAACAGTAAATTCATATTTAACATCAGAATATAGTTGAGTAGCAACTGATAAATTATTATAATTATTTTCATTTGGTTTTGCACAAATTCTTTGTGCAACTTCCTTTTGAACCATAAAAATTGCTTTATCTAATAGCTTAGATATTTTTAATGTTTTAAAAATAATCTCACTAGTTATATAATAAGGAGTATTTGAAATTAAAGAAACTCTGTTAAACTTATTTTCTTTGATTATTTCTTTAAAATTAACTTCTAAACAATCGTTAATTATTAATTCAAATTTATCTGAATCAATTTCTGATTTTAAAATAGTTTCCATATCATAATCAATTTCAATAGCTATAACTTTTTTAAATCTATTTACTAATTCTTTTGTTAAAGCTCCTCTACCAGGACCAATTTCAATTATCAAATGATTTGGATCTTGGTTTAAAATATCAATTATTTTTTTAATTAAATTTTTATCAGATATGAAATTTTGACCAAACTTCTTTTTTGCAAATTCCATTCATTTATTCTCCTATTATTTTTTTAATCTCTTCAACATCTAAATTAATTAAATTAAGTCATTTAAATAATCTTTTAGAGTTAATTTTTTCACTTCATTTATACTTTTCTGCTATTTTTTTTCTAACTTCTGGTTTAAAAAAATTATTATTTAAAAATTCTTCTCATGTTATACTTAGAGAATTTGAATCAAAAGTAATTAAATTGCTTAAAGCTTCACGTATATTTTCCTCATTTGCTTCTGCAATTCCCACTTTTTTAGAATTTTTTATCATTTTCTTATTGATAAATGCGTTAAAACATTTAAAATCTAAGTAGGTATTAATAATATCACGAATTCGTAAACCAGGTCCGTCAGGATCTGTAAAAATTATTACACCACGTGTTTTATTAACATCCGCAATTAAATTTAAAGTGTTTTTAGATAAAGCAGTACCATTTGTTTCGATTGTATCTATATTGCTATTTCCAAATATTTTCTTAAGTTTGGATGTATCAGTAGAACCTTCAACAATTACAACTTGTTTTATTTTCATAAGCATAAGCGTACCTTTCTCGTGTGTGATACTAGTATTTTAAATAAATATATAGTATAATTATACACGAAGGGTTTTTTTTCTTATAGAGGAGGAAATAAATATGGCATCATGAGATCGTAAAAGAGAATTCGTGGCTTTAGACTTAGGAACAGCTAACGTTGTTGCATACCTAGGTGGACAAGGTATCATTTATAATGAACCTTCAACTATGGCATACGATGTTCATACAAACACTGTTATAGCTTCAGGAGAACAAGCATACGAAATGATCGGAAAAACTAAAGACGACATTAGAATGGTAGTTCCATTAGTTGATGGAGTTATAGCTGACCTTGACGCAGCAAAAGATTTAATTAAAATAATCTTTTCACGTATTAAATTATCAGACATCTTAAAAAATGCATTAGTAGTTCTTGCTTGCCCTTCAGGAGTTACTGAATTAGAAAGAAGTGCATTAAAACAAGTTGTTGCTGATATGGGAGCAAGAAATGTTCTTGTTGAAGAAGAAGTTAAATTATCAGCAATTGGAGCTGGAATCAATATATCAATCGCAAGTGGACACTTAGTTGTTGACATTGGTGGAGGAACTACTGATATAGCTATTATATCAGCAGGAGATATTGTTATTTCAAGATCAATTAAAGTTGCTGGAAATCACTTTGATGAAGAAATAAGAAAATATATTCGTGCTGAATACAACGTATTAATCGGAATCAAAACTGCTGAAAAAATTAAAATTGAAATCGGTGCATTAACTAAAATAGATAATGGACGTACATTCCGTGCATTCGGACGTGACGTTATCTCTGGATTACCAAGAGAAGTAATTATCTCACCAGATGAAGTAAAAAATGCTTTATTAGCACCATTCTCAAAAATTACAGACTTAATTGTTGAAGTTATGGAAAACACACCAGCTGAATTAGCTGGAGATATCATTAGAAATGGTATTACAATTTGTGGAGGAGGAGCTCTAATCAGAGGAATTGATACATACTTTGAATCAATTTTCCAATTAAAAGTAATTAAAGCTCAAGATCCATTACTAACAGTTATTGAAGGAACTAAAGAATACGAAAAACAAGCAGAAAAATGATTAGAAATCGTTGAATTACGTGATTCAAGAGAATACAACATTAAATAATAAATAAGGAGGAAATTGAAACCTCCTTTTTTATTATTTTCTTTACTTTTTTATTATTTTTTTATTATTTTTTTATTTTATTTTTTTTTAATACTTAAATACTAGATTATTTTAAAAAAGTGTTTAAACTATTAATATATATAGACTAAAGGGAGGAATTCTTGTGGGAACAGCAAACTCAAAAGCAAAAAGACATATTGCAATTGATATTGGTACAAGCAAAACTAGAATTTTTATAGAACAACTTGGTATGGTTTTTAATGAAGCAAGTTTAATAGGAATAGATTATAAAACAAGAAAAGTAGTTTTAATAGGTGATGAAGCAAAAAAATTTGTAGGAAAAATGAGTGGAGCAATGGAAATTAAGCACTTATTAAAAAGAGGAGTTTTATCTGACTTAAATTTACTTAAAACATTTTTATCAACTGTATTAAGTAAATACCAAAATGAAATAAAAAATTCAATTGTTACATTAGCTTGCCCAATAAGTATCAGTATTTTAGAAAGAAATGCTCTCATAGATTCAATAAAATCTTTAGGTGTCTCACATGTTATTATACAAGATGATATCAAATTAGCTCTAATGGGTGCTGGAGTAAATATATATGGATCTGATTCATATATGTGTTTAGATATGGGTGCTGGTAAATCAACAATTGGTATTGTGACAAATGGAGAAACAATTAATTATAAATGAACAAGAGCCTCAGGTGAAGTTATTGATAATGAAATTATTAAACATTTAAAATCAAAGAAGAATCTTTTAATAGGAGATTTAAGCTCAGAAGCAGTAAAAATCGCTGTGGGTTCAATTGTTAAAAGCAAAGAACCTTTAAAAACAAAAGCTTATGGATATGACTTAAGTTCATCAAGACCTAGTGAAATAGAAGTTCAAGATAAAGATATCTCAAAAATTATTCTTTCAGTATTTGGAAATATCTCAAATACAATTACATCTTTACTTGAAGAAACTCAAAGTGAAATTGCTGGTGATATAATAAAGAACGGTTTAATAGTAACTGGAGGACTTTCTAAAATACCAGGAACTAAATTATTCTTTGAAAATTTCTTTGAAATTCCAGTAATAATTGCAAAAAATGCAGCTTCTTCAACAATTGAAGGAGCAATAAAACACAAAGATATTACATTTAAGTTAATTGAAGAAAGAAGTAGATAATTATAACCATTTTTATTAAAAAAGTGGTTTTTTTATTTTTCTTTAAGAGTGTAAAAACTCTTTTTTTGCACAAAATTTTAATTTTGTTTGTAAATAAAATATAAAATATAATAGTAGAAATAAGAGGTTGACTATGAATATACTAATAAACAAAATAAAACTAATAATTAAGAACTCAATTGAGAAATTAAATTTAAAGGGAACAATAATTGTAGAAAGACCTAAATTAGTTCAAAATGCTGACTTTGCAACAAATTTTGCATTAATCAATGCAAAATTAAATAGCTCTAACCCTATTCAAATTGCTGAAAAAATAGTAAATGATATAAAGGATAATGAATTATTTGAAAGTGTTGAATTTATAAAACCTGGTTTTATAAACTTTAAAATTAATAAAGTATTTCTTTCAGAAGTGATTGAACAAATTATTAAAGAAGGAAATAATTTTGGTAAATCAAAAAGTAAGAATGAAAAATATAATTTAGAACTTGTTTCTGCAAATCCTACAGGATATTTGCATGTAGGTCATGCAAGAAATGGAGCTATTGGAGATTCTGTGGCAAAAATTTTAAAATTTGCAGGATATGATGTTGAAACAGAATACTATACAAATGATGCTGGAAATCAAATTAATATCTCAGCAGCAACTCTTTTTTATCATTATAAAAAAATTCTAAATCTTCCAGTTGAAAAACCAGAAGAAACTTATGGTGGAGATATGTATAATGAAATTGCTCAAAAATTTGTTGATGAATACAAAGATGAATTTAAAGATGTAGAAATTGTTGATAATAAAATAAATGATGAAAAAGTTAATAATATATTTAAACAAAAATCAATTGAACTTTTCATGAAAGAAATAAAAAAACAATTAAAAGATTTGGATGTTAATATTGATTTCTATTCAAGTGAAGCAAAAATGTATGAAAACAATTCTATAAATAAAATTATAGATAAATATAAAAAACTTGATGCTAGTTATGAAAAAGATAACGCTTTATGATTAAAAACAACTCAATTTGGAGATGATAAAGATAGAGTTATTAGAAAATCAGATGGAACTTTTACATATATAACTCCAGATATAGCTTCTCACAGTGATAGAATTAAAAGATCAAAGGCAAATAAATATATTAACTTCTGAGGTGGAGATCACCATGGTTATATAATCAGATTAAGATCTGGATTAGCACTTTTAGGTTATGATTTTGATCTTGTAGATATTGATATGATTCAGATGGTACGTTTAATGAAAGATGGACAAGAATATAAAATGTCAAAAAGAAGAGGAACAGCTGTTTGGCTAGTTGATTTACTAGAAATGGTAGGAAAAGATGCCATTAGATATATGCTTGTTTCTAAAACTCCTTCTAGTCATATGGAATTTGATTTAGACATGGCTGTACAAAGAAATTCAACAAACCCAGTATATTATGCTCAATATGCAACTGCTAGATGTAATAAAATAATTAAAAGTTTTAATAATTTAAATTTAAAAGTTAACAAAGAAATAATATATGAAAGTCAAAAAGAAAAGGAATTAATAATTTTATTAGATAGTTTTAACTCTGTAATTGAATATGCTGCAAGTTCAAGATTACCAAATATTGTTTGTGATTATATTCAAACACTTGCAAAAACTTTCCATTCATATTATTCTGAAACTAAAATTTTAGATAATAATAACGAACAATTATCAAATCAAAGAATTTTACTGGTAAAATCAATATATCAAGTATTATCAAATGCATTTAATTTAATAGGAATTGAAGTAAAAGATAGTATGTAATAAAAAAAGTGGGGTTTGCAACTTCCCTTTTTTTATGATAAAATTACATCAGATTATACATTCTAGTTAGAATAGAAATGTATAATTCATACATTAAAAAATTATAAAGGAGAAATAAATAGTATGGCAAATAAAAAACCAACATTCGTTTCTATGGACTTAGGAACAGCTAATACTTTAGTATATATTGCTGGACAAGGTATAGTTTATAACGAACCATCAATAGTTGCTTACAGAATTAAAGAAAATAAAATTATCGCTGTAGGTGAAGAAGCATATAAAATGATCGGTAAAGGAAATAAAACTATTAGAGTTGTAAGACCAATGGTTGACGGAGTTATTACTGATATTAGAGCAACTGAAGCTCAATTAAGATATATTTTCTCAAAATTGAGAATTACAAAACAATTAAAACACTCAATTATGCTATTAGCATGTCCTTCAGTAATTACTGAATTAGAAAAAACAGCTCTTAAAAAAATCGCTGTTAACTTAGGTGCAGATCAAGTATTCGTTGAAGAAGAAGTAAAAATGGCTGCATTAGGTGGTGGAGTTAATATCTATGCACCAACAGGAAATTTAATTGTTGATATGGGTGGAGGAACTACTGATATAGCTGTTTTAGCATCAGGAGATATCGTTTTATCTAAATCAATTAAAGTTGCTGGAAACTATTTAAATGATGAATGTCAAAAATTCATTCGCTCACAATATGGATTAGAAATTGGTTCAAAAACAGCTGAATCAATCAAAGTTAATGTTGGATCATTAGCTAAATTCCCAGATGAAAGACGTATGAAAGTTTATGGACGTGACGTTGTTTCTGGATTACCAAGAGAAATTGAAATTACTCCAGAAGAAGTACGTGAAGTTCTAAAAGTACCAGTATCAAGAATTATTGATTTAACAGTTCAAGTTTTAGAAGATACACCACCTGAATTAGCTGGAGATATTTTCAGAAACGGAATTACAATTTGTGGAGGTGGAGCCTTAATTAAAGGAATCGACAAATACTTCGCAGATACATTACAATTACCAACAAAAATTGGTGAACAACCATTATTAGCCGTTATTAACGGAACTAAAAAATTCGAAAGTGAAATTTGAGAAATCGTTAAAGCTCAAAGATTACACGAAGATATCATGGGTAGATAATTTAAAAACTATTCATAATCCCTGCATAAAAGCAGGGATTTTTTCATTTTTTATAGTATATGAATATAATATTAGTTTAATAAACTATTTTTATATTTATAATCAATTAAGAAAGCTATTATATATATGTTAATTTATTTATAACTGAGGTGTCAAATGAAAAAAGAAATAATAAAGCTTTCAAGAAAAGATGAAATAACTTATGATTTAATTTCAGAAATAGTATATAAGTTTTTTACATATGAAGGTAAATCAATTTTAAAAGGAGCAGACTATAGAATTAGTAAAAATGAAAGAGTTTGATTTATTAATTTTGCTCCTTTAAAAAAAATAAATCAAATTATAAAAGAAGAAAAATATGCAATCTATCCTTCTCCTGATCTAAATAATATATTTTTTTTTAATGCTACAGGAACAAAAAAATTAATAGAAGATAGATTAGAGAAATTTAAAAGTAATAACGATAATATAATTGTTTTTGCAAAATTTAAAGATAATTTTAAATATGAAGGTTACAAATTTTTAGGTATATATAAATTTGAAAATACTATTGATAATGATATAAGTAATTTACTTTTCAAAAAAATAGAGGATGATTACGTTGTAAAAAAAGGCAAGTAATATTCTTGTTTTCTAAACTTTATAATAGTATAATAAAAGCACATATTTTATTAACTTAGGAGGAATTTATGAAAATTGACGAACGTACATTTATTGCATTAGATTTAGGTACAAGCAATATACTAGCTTTTGTAGGAAAGCAAGGAATAGTATATGAAGAACCATCAATTATGGCTTACGATAATGTTAGCAATACATTAGTAGCTTTAGGTACAGATGCATACAATATGATTGGTAAAACACATGAAAACATTAGAATGGTAGTTCCAATAAAAGATGGAGTTATCAAAGATTTAGATGCTGCAAAGGACATGTTAAAACACGTTTTTAGTAAACTAAAAATGTTAAATGATTGAAAAAACTCAATTATTTTACTTGCTTGTCCAAGTGAAGTTACTGAATTAGAAAGAGAAGCTTTAAAACAAGTTGCTTACGACATGGGTGCAGATATTGTAGTTGTTGAAGAAGAAGTAAAAATGGCTGCATTAGGAGCAGGAATTAATATTGATGTTCCAAAAGGAAACATAGTAATTGATATCGGTGGTGGAACTACTGATATAGCTATTATTTCAGCTGGTGATGTTATTATTTCAAGATCAATCAAAATGGCTGGAAATGCATTTGATGAAGAAATTAAAAAATACATTAAATCAGAATATAATGTAACAATTGGTGATAGAAGCGCTGAAGATGTTAAAAAAGAATTAGGATCATTGACTAAATACAAAGGTGAAAGAACAATGTCTGTATTTGGAAGAGATATTATTTCTGGATTACCAAAAGAAGCAGTACTTAGCTCTGAAGAAATTAGAAATGTTCTAGTTAATGCATTTAGTAGAATTACTGACTTATTAATTGAATTAATGGAAAATACTCCCCCAGAACTTGCTGGAGATATAATATCAAATGGATTTACAATCTGTGGTGGTGGTTCTTTAATAAGAGGAATCAAAGAATATTTTAATGGTATATTCTCAGTTCCTTGTCATATTTCTCCAAACCCTTTAACAGGTGTTATTGAAGGAGCTAAAGTATTCCAAAAAACTTTAAATGATAGAATTGAAAATGATTACTACGGAAAAAATGCAAAAAGTCTTAAAAAATCAAGTCAAACTTCATATTTATAGTAAATAAAAAAAATGGTTATTTAAAACCATTTTTTTTATTCTAAATTAAATACTTTCATAGCATTACTTGTTGTTGCTTCTATAACATCTGCTTTATTTATTTTTCTAATGCTAGCTATTTTTTCAATTGTATAAACTATATTCTTAGACATATTTAATTTTCCTCTTTTTGGTTCTGGAGTTAAATATGGAGCATCTGTTTCAACAATTATTTCATTCAAAGATAATTTCTCAACTGTTTCATGAAGAGAAGTTGCGTTTTTAAATGTAACAACTCCTGGTATAGAAATTAAGTATCCTCTACTTGTAAATTTTTTTGCTAATTCTATACCTCTTGTATAACAGTGAACAATTGCTCTTTCTACTTTTAATTCATCTAGAATTTCTAAAGCATCTAAATAAGCTTGATCAGAATCATCTTTATCTCTAATGTGCATCATTACTGCTAGATCATTTTTTAAAGCAATTTTAATCTGCTCTCTAAAGAATTTTTTTTGAACTTCTTTGTCTTCACTAGTATAATAGTAATCCAAACCTATTTCTCCAACTGCTACAACATTTTCACCATGAGCCATTGTGTCAATTTCATCTAAGTCTTCTAATGTAAATTTATTTACATCATTTGGATGTATTCCAACTGCTGCATAAACATTTGGATATTTTAAAGCATACTTACAAGCTTCTCTTGATGATTTAATGTCAAATCCCACGCAACAAAAGTTAGATACTCCTATTATTTTAGCTTCACTGATCATATCTGAAACTTCAAATTCTTTCTCCTTATAAACAACGTCATTAAAATGTGTATGTGTATCAAATATACCTGCCATATTTTTTCCCTACTTTCCTAAACAATATTTTCTAAATATATTGTCAATAACTTCTTCATCTGCATCATATATACCTAGAAGATTATTTAAAATTTTTAAAATTTCATATAAATCAATATTAATTAAATCAGTTGTAAATCCTTCATTAATATTTTTTAAACTATTTTTTAGTAATTTCAAAATATTTTTAAACATTTCTATATGAAAAGCATTTGATAATATTGGCACTTCACTTTCTAGTAAATCACCATTATTAAATTCTTCTTCAATTTTTTGGATAAGATTTTTAACTTGTCCTTTTAATGCTGATACAGTTACTAAATTTTTAAACTCCTTTTGAATCTCTTTAATTTCTTCATTTTTAAGTAGCTCTACTTTATTTAAAACTACTATATGTTTTTTATCCTTTATTTTTTCATATATCTCATAGTTAATTTTACTCTTATTTACAACAAATAATATAAGATTTGATGTATTAATTAGTGAAAAACTTTTTTCAATTCCAATTTTTTCAACTTCATTTTTTGTTTTTCTTATTCCAGCTGTATCAATAAGATTCAATGTAAAGTTTTCAAAATTTAGTTGACCTTCGACAATATCTCTTGTAGTTCCCTCAATATCTGTAACTATAGCTTTTTCTTCAGATATTAATGCATTTAATAAAGAAGACTTTCCAACATTTGTCTCTCCTATAATTAAAGTATTAATACCTGAATTTAAAAAATTAAATCTTTTACTTGTTTCTAAAACCTCTAAAACTTCATTTTGTAAATTTAGTAGTTCAACTTTTATTTCTTCAACACTTGCACCTTCAACATCATCATAATCAGGATAATCAATTGAGGTTTGAATTTTAGATATTAGATCTATTAATTTATTTTTCATATCTAAAAGAGACTTATTATTTTTTCCTTCCAAATTTAAGGCACTAATTTTTAAAGTTAATTCATTTTTCGAATCAATTAAATTATTAATACTTTCAGCTTGAATTAGATTTATCTTTCCATTTAGATATGCTCTTTGAGAAAACTCTCCTGGTTTAGCCGGTCTTGCACCGTGCTCAATGAGCAATGATATAATTTTATTAGTTAATAAAACTCCTCCATGACATTGAATTTCAACTACTTGCTCTCCAGTAAATGACTTTCCTTGTTCAAATGTTAAAATTAAAGATTCATCAATAATATCTTTGTTATCATAAATTTTTCTAAGTTGCATTTTATTGTTTTCATTTAATTTTTTATTTACTATTTTATTTACTATTTCTATTGATTGCTCTCCAGATAATCTAACAATTGATATTGCTTGTCTAGATACTTTTGTTGCACAAGCAACA includes these proteins:
- a CDS encoding ABC-F family ATP-binding cassette domain-containing protein; translation: MGLVFLENLTHANGGKKLYDNTSFRLNRGEHIALIGPNGAGKTTLLNIIAGKMLADKGELKIHSKTKIGYLDQHQEVNLEETVDSYLKGAFSELFELESRMNKIYEDMAIEYKEEDLVKALAYQDTLTLNEFDSIDKKIGNLVTGLGIGLEKLEAKMGELSGGQRGKVILAKLLLSGDDFLLLDEPTNFLDLEQVKWLAKFLQSFEKAFIMVSHDNDFINKTCGIIYALDNLKLTRYVGNYDKYLEEAELQKEQYDKAFISQQREIKKLETYVAKNKARASTAKSAQSRQKQLEKIDVMKERRDLTKPKFSFSYKRPSTNVIVKAENLIIGYDSPLLHALNFELREGEKCIISGKNGIGKTTFLKTLSTEIPSFEGEVKLGTAVEYAYFKQIEDVKGITPIQYLMNKFEDITDSEARSKIAQFGVKSGLMMQPMEKLSGGEQTRIRLAALSMIPCSLLVLDEPTNHIDVLAKEALLEAIESFKGTVILTTHDINFSTNWANKTLDFSDLV
- the rsmA gene encoding 16S rRNA (adenine(1518)-N(6)/adenine(1519)-N(6))-dimethyltransferase RsmA, with translation MEFAKKKFGQNFISDKNLIKKIIDILNQDPNHLIIEIGPGRGALTKELVNRFKKVIAIEIDYDMETILKSEIDSDKFELIINDCLEVNFKEIIKENKFNRVSLISNTPYYITSEIIFKTLKISKLLDKAIFMVQKEVAQRICAKPNENNYNNLSVATQLYSDVKYEFTVNKNMFKPIPKVDSAIISFEFNDINLNKVKDDIKFIAFVRKIFNNKRKTILNNLTNITNNKQTSLNILTKLNIKENLRPENITLDQFIEIYNEVISC
- the rnmV gene encoding ribonuclease M5, which codes for MLMKIKQVVIVEGSTDTSKLKKIFGNSNIDTIETNGTALSKNTLNLIADVNKTRGVIIFTDPDGPGLRIRDIINTYLDFKCFNAFINKKMIKNSKKVGIAEANEENIREALSNLITFDSNSLSITWEEFLNNNFFKPEVRKKIAEKYKWSEKINSKRLFKWLNLINLDVEEIKKIIGE
- a CDS encoding rod shape-determining protein; the protein is MASWDRKREFVALDLGTANVVAYLGGQGIIYNEPSTMAYDVHTNTVIASGEQAYEMIGKTKDDIRMVVPLVDGVIADLDAAKDLIKIIFSRIKLSDILKNALVVLACPSGVTELERSALKQVVADMGARNVLVEEEVKLSAIGAGINISIASGHLVVDIGGGTTDIAIISAGDIVISRSIKVAGNHFDEEIRKYIRAEYNVLIGIKTAEKIKIEIGALTKIDNGRTFRAFGRDVISGLPREVIISPDEVKNALLAPFSKITDLIVEVMENTPAELAGDIIRNGITICGGGALIRGIDTYFESIFQLKVIKAQDPLLTVIEGTKEYEKQAEKWLEIVELRDSREYNIK
- a CDS encoding rod shape-determining protein, with protein sequence MGTANSKAKRHIAIDIGTSKTRIFIEQLGMVFNEASLIGIDYKTRKVVLIGDEAKKFVGKMSGAMEIKHLLKRGVLSDLNLLKTFLSTVLSKYQNEIKNSIVTLACPISISILERNALIDSIKSLGVSHVIIQDDIKLALMGAGVNIYGSDSYMCLDMGAGKSTIGIVTNGETINYKWTRASGEVIDNEIIKHLKSKKNLLIGDLSSEAVKIAVGSIVKSKEPLKTKAYGYDLSSSRPSEIEVQDKDISKIILSVFGNISNTITSLLEETQSEIAGDIIKNGLIVTGGLSKIPGTKLFFENFFEIPVIIAKNAASSTIEGAIKHKDITFKLIEERSR
- the argS gene encoding arginine--tRNA ligase, with the translated sequence MNILINKIKLIIKNSIEKLNLKGTIIVERPKLVQNADFATNFALINAKLNSSNPIQIAEKIVNDIKDNELFESVEFIKPGFINFKINKVFLSEVIEQIIKEGNNFGKSKSKNEKYNLELVSANPTGYLHVGHARNGAIGDSVAKILKFAGYDVETEYYTNDAGNQINISAATLFYHYKKILNLPVEKPEETYGGDMYNEIAQKFVDEYKDEFKDVEIVDNKINDEKVNNIFKQKSIELFMKEIKKQLKDLDVNIDFYSSEAKMYENNSINKIIDKYKKLDASYEKDNALWLKTTQFGDDKDRVIRKSDGTFTYITPDIASHSDRIKRSKANKYINFWGGDHHGYIIRLRSGLALLGYDFDLVDIDMIQMVRLMKDGQEYKMSKRRGTAVWLVDLLEMVGKDAIRYMLVSKTPSSHMEFDLDMAVQRNSTNPVYYAQYATARCNKIIKSFNNLNLKVNKEIIYESQKEKELIILLDSFNSVIEYAASSRLPNIVCDYIQTLAKTFHSYYSETKILDNNNEQLSNQRILLVKSIYQVLSNAFNLIGIEVKDSM
- a CDS encoding rod shape-determining protein gives rise to the protein MANKKPTFVSMDLGTANTLVYIAGQGIVYNEPSIVAYRIKENKIIAVGEEAYKMIGKGNKTIRVVRPMVDGVITDIRATEAQLRYIFSKLRITKQLKHSIMLLACPSVITELEKTALKKIAVNLGADQVFVEEEVKMAALGGGVNIYAPTGNLIVDMGGGTTDIAVLASGDIVLSKSIKVAGNYLNDECQKFIRSQYGLEIGSKTAESIKVNVGSLAKFPDERRMKVYGRDVVSGLPREIEITPEEVREVLKVPVSRIIDLTVQVLEDTPPELAGDIFRNGITICGGGALIKGIDKYFADTLQLPTKIGEQPLLAVINGTKKFESEIWEIVKAQRLHEDIMGR
- a CDS encoding rod shape-determining protein, which encodes MKIDERTFIALDLGTSNILAFVGKQGIVYEEPSIMAYDNVSNTLVALGTDAYNMIGKTHENIRMVVPIKDGVIKDLDAAKDMLKHVFSKLKMLNDWKNSIILLACPSEVTELEREALKQVAYDMGADIVVVEEEVKMAALGAGINIDVPKGNIVIDIGGGTTDIAIISAGDVIISRSIKMAGNAFDEEIKKYIKSEYNVTIGDRSAEDVKKELGSLTKYKGERTMSVFGRDIISGLPKEAVLSSEEIRNVLVNAFSRITDLLIELMENTPPELAGDIISNGFTICGGGSLIRGIKEYFNGIFSVPCHISPNPLTGVIEGAKVFQKTLNDRIENDYYGKNAKSLKKSSQTSYL